In Arthrobacter sp. MN05-02, one genomic interval encodes:
- a CDS encoding prolyl oligopeptidase, translating to MTHPTETTATTDDPFLWLEDIYGDRQLEWVRAQNALTEDALVTPDFEDRERGILEVLDSTDRIPMAGKHGDFYYNFWRDAEHRQGIWRRTTWDSYASDDPDWELLLDVDALSAAEGTEWVWAGALFLRPAKGAPHARVLVALSPDGGDATRYREFDLGTLSFVEAGFDIPTAKSRISWAGEDTLYVGTDFGPGSMTSSSYPRTVRTLRRAGDLGSAEEYFAVDEDHMMALVLHDSTPGFERDLAVDTIDFYTRRSYLRRDDAWQLIEVPEDASISLHREWLIIRPRTDWTTGSATHGAGSLLVIPLESFLAGNRSFVTVFAPEASTSLQSWSWTRDYLLLNLLHDVSSEIRILDPAKDWAVELLDACPPLHSVDAYAVDDEDDEAGNDYWLVATGFLTPSTLYRGTIGGDSTAVKSSPSYFDEDLYAVEQHFTVSSDGTRVPYFQIAAKGLALDGGNPTLLSGYGGFEHSMTPAYSGVIGRGWLERTTEDGRRGVYVLANIRGGGEYGPQWHRAALHADRHRAYEDFAAIAEDLVRRGVTSPALLGCTGRSNGGLLVGNMLTTYPHLFGAISCGVPLLDMRRYTKLSAGFSWIAEYGDPDKPEEWEYVQTFSPYHLLRADVAYPKTLIWTATSDDRVGPVQARKMAARMKDLGVEDVWFHEALEGGHAGAADNRQAARMHAMSFEFLWRALTGSL from the coding sequence ATGACGCACCCGACGGAGACCACCGCGACGACGGACGACCCCTTCCTCTGGCTCGAGGACATCTACGGAGACAGGCAGCTCGAGTGGGTACGCGCGCAGAACGCCCTGACCGAGGACGCCCTCGTGACCCCGGACTTCGAGGACCGCGAACGGGGCATCCTCGAGGTCCTCGACTCGACCGACCGCATCCCTATGGCGGGCAAGCACGGGGACTTCTACTACAACTTCTGGCGTGACGCCGAGCACCGCCAGGGCATCTGGCGCCGGACGACGTGGGACAGCTACGCCTCCGACGACCCCGACTGGGAGCTCCTCCTCGACGTGGACGCCCTCAGTGCAGCCGAGGGAACGGAGTGGGTCTGGGCAGGCGCCCTCTTCCTCCGGCCGGCGAAGGGCGCGCCCCACGCACGGGTGCTCGTCGCGCTCTCCCCCGACGGCGGTGATGCGACCCGGTACCGCGAGTTCGACCTCGGGACCCTGTCCTTCGTGGAGGCCGGCTTCGACATCCCGACGGCGAAGAGCCGCATCAGCTGGGCCGGCGAGGACACGCTGTACGTGGGTACGGACTTCGGCCCCGGGTCCATGACGTCCAGTTCCTACCCGCGGACCGTGCGGACCCTACGGCGCGCCGGCGACCTCGGGTCGGCCGAAGAGTACTTCGCGGTGGACGAGGACCACATGATGGCCCTCGTCCTGCATGATTCCACCCCCGGGTTCGAGAGGGACCTCGCGGTGGACACCATCGACTTCTACACGCGCCGGAGCTATCTGCGACGGGACGACGCCTGGCAGCTGATCGAGGTGCCGGAGGACGCCAGTATCTCGCTGCACCGCGAGTGGCTGATCATCAGGCCCCGCACCGACTGGACGACGGGATCCGCGACCCACGGTGCAGGGTCGCTGCTCGTCATCCCGCTCGAGTCCTTCCTCGCCGGGAACCGCTCCTTCGTGACCGTGTTCGCGCCGGAGGCCTCCACGTCGCTGCAGTCCTGGAGCTGGACCCGCGACTACCTGCTGCTCAACCTGCTGCACGACGTGTCGTCCGAGATCCGCATTCTCGATCCTGCGAAGGACTGGGCGGTCGAACTCCTCGATGCCTGCCCGCCGCTGCACTCGGTCGACGCCTACGCCGTCGACGACGAGGACGACGAGGCGGGCAACGACTACTGGCTCGTCGCCACCGGCTTCCTGACACCGTCGACGCTGTATCGAGGCACGATCGGCGGGGATTCCACCGCGGTGAAATCCTCGCCCTCCTACTTCGACGAGGATCTCTACGCCGTGGAGCAGCACTTCACGGTGTCCAGCGACGGCACGCGCGTGCCGTACTTCCAGATCGCGGCGAAAGGCCTCGCGCTCGACGGCGGGAACCCCACCCTGCTCTCCGGCTACGGCGGCTTCGAACACTCCATGACCCCGGCCTACAGCGGCGTGATCGGCCGCGGATGGCTGGAGCGCACCACGGAGGACGGCCGACGCGGCGTCTACGTCCTGGCGAACATCCGAGGCGGGGGCGAGTACGGGCCCCAGTGGCATCGAGCCGCGCTGCACGCCGACCGGCACCGGGCCTACGAGGACTTCGCGGCGATCGCGGAGGACCTGGTGCGGCGGGGCGTCACCTCGCCGGCACTGCTGGGTTGCACCGGCAGGAGCAACGGGGGGCTGCTCGTCGGCAACATGCTCACCACCTACCCGCACCTGTTCGGTGCGATCTCGTGCGGAGTGCCGCTGCTGGACATGCGCCGCTACACGAAGCTGTCCGCCGGCTTCTCCTGGATCGCCGAATACGGTGACCCCGACAAGCCGGAGGAATGGGAGTACGTGCAGACCTTCTCGCCCTACCACCTCCTGCGCGCGGACGTCGCGTACCCGAAGACCCTCATCTGGACGGCGACGAGCGACGACCGCGTGGGCCCGGTCCAGGCCCGCAAGATGGCGGCGAGGATGAAGGACCTCGGCGTCGAGGACGTCTGGTTCCATGAAGCACTGGAAGGTGGGCATGCCGGCGCAGCCGACAACCGGCAGGCGGCCCGCATGCACGCGATGAGCTTCGAGTTCCTCTGGCGCGCGCTCACCGGCTCGCTCTGA
- a CDS encoding FUSC family protein produces MPLFRDLVSIAPSADDHHPALRCAASVGIPLFLVVVLGRLDLAIFATFGAFAGIYGRNEPHRQRLATQLRGGGLMLAVILAAALTARADVGPWVLVLLTSAVAGLGTFAAGLFRLRPGGSLFHIFAFAAIASVPGQPPLWQGLATAVATVGLAVLLGQSGALWPRHRTGWTRGGTGRPTAHLAALGRESALYVVAALLSGSAATALGIGHSYWAMVAATVPLVGQSARARVTRGLQRILGTFAGLVLTALILLPGPSAWQLVVVIAVAQFAAEMFVLRQYALAQAFVTPLALVSTELAHPSDPAVLLADRAIETVLGAAVGIAFVLALHATQRGARSAAAGV; encoded by the coding sequence GTGCCCCTCTTCCGCGATCTCGTGAGCATCGCCCCCTCCGCCGACGACCACCATCCCGCGCTCCGCTGCGCGGCGAGCGTGGGCATCCCGCTGTTCCTCGTCGTGGTACTCGGGCGCCTGGATCTCGCGATCTTCGCCACGTTCGGCGCGTTCGCCGGGATCTACGGCCGCAACGAGCCTCACCGGCAACGACTCGCGACGCAGCTGCGAGGCGGCGGGCTGATGCTCGCGGTGATCCTCGCGGCGGCGCTGACCGCCCGCGCCGACGTCGGGCCCTGGGTGCTCGTGCTGCTCACCAGCGCGGTCGCCGGGCTGGGCACGTTCGCGGCGGGTCTGTTCCGCCTCCGCCCCGGCGGCTCGCTGTTCCACATCTTCGCCTTCGCGGCCATCGCCTCCGTGCCCGGGCAGCCTCCCCTGTGGCAGGGGCTCGCCACGGCGGTCGCCACCGTGGGGCTCGCGGTGCTCCTCGGGCAGTCGGGCGCCCTGTGGCCGAGGCACCGCACGGGCTGGACCCGGGGAGGCACCGGCCGGCCCACCGCCCACCTGGCGGCTCTGGGCCGGGAATCCGCCCTCTACGTCGTGGCCGCCCTGCTCTCCGGGAGCGCGGCGACGGCGCTCGGGATCGGTCACTCGTACTGGGCGATGGTCGCCGCGACCGTTCCGCTCGTGGGCCAGTCAGCACGGGCCCGGGTCACTCGGGGCCTGCAGCGGATCCTCGGCACCTTCGCAGGACTCGTCCTGACCGCCCTGATCCTCCTGCCCGGGCCGTCGGCCTGGCAGCTCGTCGTCGTCATCGCCGTCGCACAGTTCGCCGCGGAGATGTTCGTCCTGCGGCAGTATGCCCTCGCACAGGCGTTCGTCACTCCGCTCGCCCTGGTCAGCACCGAGCTGGCGCACCCGAGCGATCCGGCCGTCCTGCTCGCAGACCGGGCGATCGAGACGGTCCTCGGCGCCGCGGTCGGCATCGCATTCGTCCTGGCGCTCCACGCGACGCAGCGCGGTGCGCGGTCGGCCGCAGCGGGCGTCTAG
- the recQ_1 gene encoding ATP-dependent DNA helicase RecQ yields MSPTPTLNEQATAILHTLVGSSDAHFHEGQFEAIEALVEGGRRALVVQRTGWGKSAVYFVASLLLRARGAGPTLIVSPLLALMRDQVAAAARAGVRAEAINSANQTEWQEITAKLQADEVDVLLVSPERLNNPSFRELYLPELMRRTGLLVIDEAHCISDWGHDFRPDYRRLRELILGLPQGVPVLATTATANSRVVEDVEEQLGAGGTDVFTLRGELARKSLRLGVLRLPSPRSRLAWLLTHLSDLPGSGIIYALTVSAAEDTARLLRENGHAVRAYTGRTDPADREAAETALKNNEVKALVATSALGMGFDKPDLGFVVHLGAPSSPVAYYQQVGRAGRGTPNADVLLLPGAEDRDIWEYFATASMPSQDAALRVLDALEPGVVLSTPALETRVNLKRSPLELLLKVLDVDGAVRKVTGGWESTGVPWTYDAERYRRISEARIVEQRSMLDYENTTGCRMEFLSASLDDPSATPCGRCDNCAGPWYSDQVAHEAADSASQALSRVGVELESRGQWPSGMDKLGVPLKGKLKPGEVSLPGRALARLTDLGWGNRLRELMSDATPDAPLDPAVVDAVVRVLAQWGWEERPVAVVSIPSRRRPELVGSLAQALATVGRIPYLGRLDTPHGFPQGQPGGNSAFRLASVWDHFAVPDEGAAWFAANPGPVLLVDDFADSRWTMTEAGRALRVAGASSVLPFALALKA; encoded by the coding sequence ATGTCGCCGACACCCACGTTGAACGAGCAAGCAACCGCCATCCTGCACACCCTCGTCGGGTCGTCGGACGCGCACTTCCACGAGGGGCAGTTCGAGGCCATCGAGGCCCTCGTCGAGGGTGGGCGGCGGGCACTGGTGGTGCAGCGGACGGGCTGGGGCAAGTCCGCCGTGTACTTCGTGGCGAGCCTGCTGCTCCGCGCGCGGGGTGCCGGTCCTACCCTCATCGTCTCGCCCCTCCTCGCCCTCATGCGGGACCAGGTGGCTGCGGCGGCACGGGCCGGCGTCCGCGCCGAAGCGATCAACTCGGCCAATCAGACCGAGTGGCAGGAGATCACGGCCAAGCTCCAGGCCGATGAGGTGGATGTCCTGCTCGTCTCGCCCGAGCGGCTCAACAACCCGTCCTTCCGGGAGTTGTACCTGCCGGAGCTCATGCGGCGTACCGGTCTGCTCGTCATCGACGAGGCGCACTGCATCTCCGACTGGGGCCACGACTTCCGGCCGGACTACCGGCGCCTGCGCGAGCTGATTCTGGGGCTTCCGCAGGGCGTCCCGGTGCTCGCGACCACCGCGACGGCGAACTCCCGTGTGGTCGAGGACGTCGAGGAGCAGCTCGGGGCGGGCGGCACGGATGTCTTCACGCTGCGCGGCGAGCTGGCACGGAAATCCCTCCGGCTCGGTGTGCTGCGCCTGCCGAGCCCCCGGTCGCGCCTGGCCTGGCTGCTCACGCATTTGTCGGACCTGCCCGGCAGCGGCATCATCTACGCCCTGACGGTGTCGGCGGCGGAGGACACCGCGCGCCTGCTGCGTGAGAACGGGCACGCCGTCCGCGCCTACACAGGACGCACCGATCCGGCCGACCGCGAGGCCGCGGAGACGGCGTTGAAGAACAACGAGGTGAAAGCCCTGGTCGCCACGAGCGCGCTCGGGATGGGCTTCGACAAACCGGACCTCGGCTTCGTGGTGCACCTCGGTGCACCGTCCTCGCCCGTCGCCTACTACCAGCAGGTGGGGCGGGCCGGGCGCGGGACGCCGAACGCCGACGTGCTGCTGCTGCCCGGCGCCGAGGACCGTGACATCTGGGAGTACTTCGCCACCGCCTCCATGCCCTCGCAGGATGCAGCCCTCCGGGTGCTCGACGCTCTGGAGCCCGGCGTCGTGCTGTCCACGCCGGCCCTCGAGACCCGGGTCAACCTGAAGCGCTCGCCGCTCGAACTGCTGCTCAAGGTGCTCGACGTCGACGGCGCCGTCCGCAAGGTCACCGGCGGGTGGGAGAGCACAGGGGTGCCCTGGACCTACGACGCCGAGCGGTACCGACGCATCAGCGAGGCCCGGATCGTGGAGCAGCGCTCGATGCTGGACTACGAGAACACCACAGGCTGCCGCATGGAATTCCTGTCGGCGTCCCTCGACGACCCTTCCGCCACGCCCTGCGGGCGCTGCGACAACTGCGCGGGGCCCTGGTACTCGGACCAGGTGGCCCACGAGGCAGCCGACTCCGCGAGCCAGGCCCTCAGCAGGGTCGGCGTGGAACTCGAGTCCCGCGGCCAGTGGCCCAGCGGGATGGACAAGCTGGGCGTCCCCCTCAAGGGGAAGCTCAAGCCGGGCGAGGTCAGCCTGCCCGGCAGGGCCCTGGCCCGCCTCACGGACCTCGGCTGGGGCAACCGGCTGCGTGAGCTGATGTCCGATGCCACCCCCGACGCTCCGCTGGACCCTGCCGTGGTCGACGCCGTCGTGCGGGTCCTCGCTCAGTGGGGGTGGGAGGAGCGGCCCGTCGCCGTGGTCAGCATCCCCTCCAGGCGACGCCCGGAACTGGTCGGGTCACTGGCGCAGGCCCTCGCGACCGTCGGCCGCATCCCCTACCTCGGGCGGCTGGACACACCGCACGGCTTCCCGCAGGGACAGCCCGGGGGCAACAGCGCCTTCCGCCTGGCCTCGGTCTGGGACCATTTCGCCGTTCCCGACGAGGGTGCCGCCTGGTTCGCGGCGAACCCCGGGCCCGTGCTGCTCGTCGACGACTTCGCCGACAGCCGGTGGACCATGACCGAGGCAGGGCGGGCGCTGCGCGTTGCCGGGGCATCCAGCGTGCTGCCGTTCGCCCTGGCGCTGAAGGCCTGA
- a CDS encoding multifunctional nuclease/2',3'-cyclic-nucleotide 2'-phosphodiesterase/5'-nucleotidase/3'-nucleotidase, with the protein MSNSSWKGALGAALSAGLIASPMIALPAAAVETPPATASVTGDGVIINEAFVSGGSAGTPFTNKYVELYNPTDAPVSLDGWSLQYRAPGSSTVAPGVTALRGTIPAKGYFLVQGNSNGTAGAALPTPDLATSFTPGANGGLLVLSDQATTVGVLPTGSINGTPGVVDALGYGNATAFEGTVATAPGSGSPKSANRTGFADTDDNGADFTLQDTTPTNSGATPGGPTPTPTPTPTPTTPPVPGKVTPIRDIQGTGTATPLAGQTVTTRGKVTAAYPTGGFAGFYLQTAGSSAAADQTASDALFVFSPDTVASVAVGDYVEVTGTAGEFFNLTQLTVAAGGTTKLTEAAEEPKASTIALPATEAAREAVEGMLFQPSGDFTVADNYTLNQYGEVTLAAGTERLRQPTDVARPGTPENAAVAADNAARSIRLDDGATTNFFSQANRGKVLPYLTPSQPVRVGYSASFTSPVVLDYRNSAWKFQPLAELDGAAPSGVQPVQFAGERPAAPQPVGGNVKIASFNVLNYFPTTGEDLAGCTYFTDRAGNPITINGGCDARGAADEENFERQEAKIVAAINALGADVVTLMEIENSAQFGQDRDAALATLVEALNEKAPGTWDYVRSPAAVPSLADEDLIRTALIYKKAVVEPVGESVILNDDVAFSNARKPLAQAFKPVGGTEAETFLAMVNHFKSKGSGPSSGANADSGDGQGAWNAARVTQAEALVAFADSMKESARTDKVFLTGDFNSYTEEDPMQVLYEAGYVNQGEKDDSYSYVFSGLSGSLDHILASPAADAAVTGVDTWNINSVESVALEYSRFNNNVTDYYAADPYRASDHDPVIVGLDLAPADTTAELNLLNINDFHGRIDANTVRFAGTVEKLRAEFGEDRTAFLSAGDNIGASLFASALQDDKPTLDVLDALDLQASAVGNHEFDKGLADLTGRVADEADFPYLGANVYTKGTTEPALDEYSIITVDGVDVAVIGVVTQETAALVSPGGIANVEFGDPVDAVNRVAAEIEEQDLADVIVAEYHEGAGDGVVEGATLEQELAAGGSFARIVTETTPLVDAIFTGHTHKQYAWDAPVPGAAGKTRPVLQTGSYGEFVGQITLSVDTETGDVESYTARNVARTTDADAALVAAFPRVAEVKTIVDAALNQAAVIGNQPVGSVTKDITTAFTGTTRDDRTSESTLGNLVADSLRASLFSAERGGAQIGVVNPGGLRNELYYAPDGVVTFAEANAVLPFVNDLWTTTLTGAQFKAVLEQQWQPDGSSRSFLALGLSDNVSVTYDPALARGSRITSVLIDGVPLDPAKDYRIGTFSFLAQGGDNFTAFREGTDTRESGLVDRDAWIDYIRANSPLSPSFDRRSVQVQGAPTTVKAGTAVSFTVSKLDLTSLGSPVNTTLAASFVAADGTTTQLGSVPCLGRQRDRGAHDPGDGRRTGAHRPDSRAERDDGDPSGHGRSGYSGRAAQAGQAGEARQAGQTRQAGQARLLRAGAAGRGRQQRQLGELPCPPGELPPLPRRLGGSPGSGPKREGDLHRHGEGPLFSASEPEPES; encoded by the coding sequence ATGAGTAATTCGTCATGGAAGGGAGCGCTCGGTGCGGCGCTGTCGGCAGGGCTGATCGCCTCACCGATGATCGCACTGCCGGCCGCGGCGGTGGAGACACCTCCGGCCACGGCGTCCGTCACAGGAGACGGCGTCATCATCAACGAGGCATTCGTCTCCGGCGGCTCGGCGGGCACGCCGTTCACCAACAAGTACGTGGAGCTCTACAACCCGACGGACGCTCCGGTGAGCCTCGACGGGTGGTCGCTGCAGTACCGCGCACCCGGTTCGAGCACTGTCGCACCGGGAGTGACCGCCCTCCGAGGCACCATCCCTGCCAAGGGCTACTTCCTGGTCCAAGGCAACTCGAACGGCACGGCCGGCGCGGCCCTGCCCACCCCGGATCTCGCAACCTCCTTCACCCCCGGCGCCAACGGCGGCCTCCTGGTCCTGTCCGACCAGGCCACCACGGTGGGTGTCCTGCCCACGGGCAGCATCAACGGGACGCCGGGTGTCGTGGATGCCCTCGGCTACGGCAACGCCACCGCCTTCGAGGGAACGGTCGCCACCGCTCCCGGCAGCGGCAGCCCGAAGTCGGCCAACCGCACCGGCTTCGCCGACACGGACGACAACGGCGCGGACTTCACCCTCCAGGACACGACGCCGACGAACAGCGGCGCGACCCCGGGCGGTCCGACGCCGACGCCGACCCCGACGCCGACCCCCACCACACCGCCCGTCCCCGGCAAGGTCACACCCATCCGGGACATCCAGGGCACCGGGACGGCCACGCCGCTCGCCGGCCAGACGGTCACCACGCGCGGCAAGGTCACCGCTGCCTACCCCACCGGCGGCTTCGCCGGCTTCTACCTCCAGACCGCGGGCAGCTCGGCAGCAGCCGACCAGACCGCCTCGGACGCCCTCTTCGTCTTCTCCCCCGACACGGTCGCCTCCGTCGCCGTGGGTGACTACGTCGAGGTCACGGGCACCGCCGGAGAATTCTTCAACCTGACGCAGCTCACCGTCGCCGCAGGCGGCACCACGAAGCTCACCGAGGCTGCCGAGGAGCCCAAGGCCTCCACCATCGCGCTCCCCGCCACGGAGGCGGCGCGTGAAGCGGTGGAGGGCATGCTGTTCCAGCCCTCGGGCGACTTCACGGTCGCCGACAACTACACGCTGAACCAGTACGGCGAGGTCACCCTCGCCGCCGGCACCGAGCGCCTCCGCCAGCCCACCGACGTCGCACGGCCGGGCACCCCGGAGAACGCAGCGGTCGCCGCCGACAACGCAGCCCGCAGCATCCGGCTCGACGACGGGGCCACGACCAACTTCTTCTCGCAGGCCAACCGCGGCAAGGTCCTTCCGTACCTCACGCCGTCCCAGCCCGTGCGTGTCGGCTACAGCGCGTCGTTCACCTCCCCGGTGGTCCTCGACTACCGCAACAGCGCCTGGAAGTTCCAGCCGCTCGCCGAGCTCGATGGAGCGGCCCCCTCGGGCGTGCAGCCCGTGCAGTTCGCCGGCGAGCGCCCGGCCGCACCCCAGCCGGTCGGCGGCAACGTCAAGATCGCGTCCTTCAACGTGCTCAACTACTTCCCCACCACGGGTGAGGACCTTGCCGGATGCACCTACTTCACGGACCGCGCCGGCAACCCGATCACGATCAACGGCGGCTGCGACGCCCGCGGCGCTGCCGACGAGGAGAACTTCGAACGTCAGGAGGCGAAGATCGTCGCGGCGATCAACGCCCTCGGCGCGGACGTCGTGACCCTCATGGAGATCGAGAACTCGGCGCAGTTCGGCCAGGACCGTGACGCCGCCCTCGCGACGCTCGTCGAAGCACTCAACGAGAAGGCTCCGGGCACCTGGGACTACGTCCGCTCGCCGGCCGCCGTCCCGTCGCTCGCCGACGAGGACCTCATCCGCACGGCCCTGATCTACAAGAAGGCCGTCGTGGAGCCCGTGGGCGAATCCGTCATCCTGAATGATGACGTCGCCTTCTCCAACGCACGCAAGCCCCTCGCCCAGGCCTTCAAGCCGGTCGGCGGTACCGAGGCGGAGACGTTCCTCGCCATGGTCAACCACTTCAAGTCCAAGGGTTCGGGCCCGAGCTCCGGAGCCAACGCGGACAGCGGTGACGGCCAGGGCGCGTGGAACGCCGCACGCGTCACCCAGGCCGAGGCACTGGTGGCCTTCGCGGACTCGATGAAGGAGTCGGCCAGGACCGACAAGGTCTTCCTGACCGGCGACTTCAACTCGTACACCGAGGAGGACCCGATGCAGGTCCTCTACGAGGCGGGATACGTCAACCAGGGCGAGAAGGACGACAGCTACTCCTACGTCTTCTCGGGCCTCAGCGGCTCTCTCGACCACATCCTGGCCTCGCCCGCGGCGGATGCCGCGGTGACCGGGGTCGACACCTGGAACATCAATTCCGTCGAGTCGGTCGCCCTCGAGTACAGCCGGTTCAACAACAACGTCACCGACTACTACGCCGCCGATCCCTACCGGGCCAGCGACCACGACCCCGTGATCGTGGGACTCGACCTCGCGCCGGCCGACACGACGGCGGAACTCAACCTCCTGAACATCAACGATTTCCACGGCCGCATCGACGCCAACACCGTCCGTTTCGCGGGCACCGTCGAGAAGCTGCGCGCCGAGTTCGGCGAGGACAGGACGGCCTTCCTCTCGGCCGGTGACAACATCGGTGCGTCGCTGTTCGCCTCCGCGCTGCAGGACGACAAGCCGACTCTCGATGTCCTCGACGCCCTGGACCTCCAGGCATCCGCGGTGGGCAACCACGAGTTCGACAAGGGCCTGGCGGACCTGACCGGCCGCGTCGCCGACGAGGCGGACTTCCCCTACCTCGGGGCGAACGTCTACACCAAGGGCACCACCGAGCCCGCGCTCGACGAGTACTCGATCATCACCGTCGACGGCGTCGACGTCGCCGTGATCGGCGTCGTCACGCAGGAGACTGCAGCGCTCGTCAGCCCGGGTGGTATCGCGAACGTCGAGTTCGGCGATCCCGTCGACGCCGTCAACCGCGTCGCAGCCGAGATCGAGGAGCAGGACCTCGCCGACGTCATCGTCGCCGAGTACCACGAGGGCGCCGGCGACGGCGTCGTCGAGGGTGCGACGCTCGAGCAGGAGCTCGCCGCCGGCGGATCGTTCGCCCGGATCGTCACGGAGACGACACCGCTGGTGGACGCGATCTTCACGGGCCACACCCACAAGCAGTACGCGTGGGATGCTCCCGTACCGGGCGCGGCCGGGAAGACCCGGCCGGTCCTGCAGACCGGCTCGTACGGCGAGTTCGTCGGTCAGATCACGCTGAGCGTCGACACGGAGACCGGTGACGTCGAGTCCTACACGGCACGCAACGTCGCCCGGACCACGGACGCCGACGCAGCCCTCGTGGCCGCCTTCCCCCGCGTCGCCGAGGTGAAGACGATCGTGGACGCGGCCCTCAACCAGGCGGCGGTCATCGGCAACCAGCCGGTGGGTTCCGTCACCAAGGACATCACGACGGCCTTCACGGGGACCACGCGCGACGACCGCACCTCGGAGTCGACGCTCGGCAACCTCGTCGCCGATTCGCTCAGGGCGAGCCTCTTCTCCGCGGAACGCGGTGGAGCCCAGATCGGCGTCGTCAATCCGGGCGGCCTGCGCAACGAGCTCTACTACGCACCCGACGGCGTCGTGACCTTCGCCGAGGCCAACGCCGTACTGCCGTTCGTCAACGACCTCTGGACCACCACCCTGACCGGTGCGCAGTTCAAGGCCGTGCTCGAGCAGCAGTGGCAGCCGGACGGCAGCTCACGGTCCTTCCTGGCCCTCGGCCTGTCGGACAACGTGAGCGTCACCTACGATCCGGCCCTCGCGCGCGGTTCGAGGATCACGTCGGTCCTGATCGACGGCGTACCCCTCGATCCCGCCAAGGACTACCGGATCGGGACCTTCAGCTTCCTCGCGCAGGGTGGCGACAACTTCACGGCCTTCCGTGAGGGTACCGACACCCGCGAGTCGGGGCTGGTGGACCGCGACGCATGGATCGACTACATCCGGGCGAACAGCCCGCTGTCGCCCTCCTTCGATCGCCGCAGCGTGCAGGTACAGGGCGCCCCGACCACGGTGAAGGCCGGCACCGCCGTCTCCTTCACCGTCTCGAAGCTCGACCTCACGTCGCTGGGCAGCCCGGTGAACACCACGCTGGCCGCGAGCTTCGTCGCGGCGGACGGCACCACGACGCAACTCGGGTCCGTCCCCTGTCTCGGGCGGCAGCGCGACCGTGGAGCTCACGATCCCGGCGACGGCCGGCGGACAGGGGCGCATCGTCCTGACAGCCGCGCCGAGCGCGACGACGGTGACCCTTCCGGTCACGGTCGAAGCGGTTACTCCGGTCGAGCCGCCCAAGCCGGGCAAGCCGGAGAAGCCCGTCAAGCCGGTCAAACCCGGCAAGCCGGGCAAGCCCGCCTGCTCCGAGCCGGCGCTGCCGGCCGAGGGCGCCAACAACGGCAGCTGGGCGAGCTACCGTGCCCACCTGGCGAACTACCACCGCTGCCTCGAAGGCTAGGTGGATCGCCGGGCTCCGGCCCGAAGAGAGAAGGGGACCTTCACCGGCATGGTGAAGGTCCCCTTTTTTCTGCATCGGAACCGGAACCGGAGTCGTAG
- a CDS encoding NAD(P)H quinone oxidoreductase: MEAGMRAVVIDGAGGPEVLSVQEVADPVRGDDEVLIDVVAAGLNRADVQQRRGFYPPPVGASPIPGLEVSGHVADPGTSAFHEGDAVVALLAGGGYAEKVAVPSGQVVRAPEGVDLAEAAALPETAATVWSNLVLQAGLAEGDDVLIHGASGGIGVMAIQVSLALGAVPHVTAGSEAKLGVARSLGVRTLINYREQDFVQELRTATAGRGADVILDIVGAKYLARNVESLATGGRLVVIGLQGGATAELDLGTLMGKRASVAGTTLRARPVGEKTAIMAAVRDSVWPLVASGGVQPFVDRVFPLEEVAEAHAYFDAGEHTGKILLSMR, encoded by the coding sequence GTGGAGGCCGGCATGCGTGCAGTGGTGATCGATGGAGCGGGCGGGCCCGAGGTCCTGTCGGTACAGGAGGTCGCCGATCCGGTCCGGGGCGACGACGAGGTGCTCATCGATGTCGTCGCGGCCGGGCTGAACCGCGCTGATGTGCAGCAGCGCCGCGGCTTCTACCCGCCTCCTGTCGGAGCGTCCCCGATCCCGGGGCTGGAGGTGTCGGGCCATGTGGCGGACCCGGGGACTTCGGCCTTCCACGAGGGGGACGCCGTCGTCGCCCTGCTGGCGGGCGGCGGATACGCGGAGAAGGTGGCCGTACCGTCAGGGCAGGTGGTGCGGGCCCCGGAGGGAGTGGATCTGGCCGAGGCCGCCGCGCTTCCCGAGACGGCCGCGACCGTCTGGTCCAACCTCGTGCTCCAGGCCGGCCTCGCGGAGGGCGACGACGTCCTGATCCACGGTGCATCCGGAGGGATCGGTGTGATGGCCATCCAGGTGAGCCTCGCCCTCGGGGCCGTGCCGCACGTGACTGCCGGCTCCGAGGCCAAGCTCGGTGTCGCCCGCTCCCTCGGTGTCCGGACGCTGATCAACTACCGCGAGCAGGACTTCGTGCAGGAGCTCCGCACGGCGACCGCCGGCAGGGGAGCGGACGTCATCCTCGACATCGTCGGCGCGAAGTACCTCGCGCGGAACGTCGAGTCCCTGGCGACAGGCGGGCGTCTGGTGGTGATCGGGCTGCAGGGCGGCGCGACGGCGGAACTGGACCTCGGCACGCTGATGGGCAAGCGGGCGAGTGTCGCGGGTACCACCCTGAGGGCGCGGCCCGTCGGCGAGAAGACGGCGATCATGGCTGCGGTCCGCGACAGCGTCTGGCCGCTCGTCGCCTCGGGTGGAGTGCAGCCGTTCGTCGACCGCGTGTTCCCCCTGGAAGAGGTCGCGGAGGCCCATGCCTACTTCGATGCGGGCGAGCACACCGGCAAGATCCTGCTGTCGATGCGCTAG